The following are from one region of the Edwardsiella tarda ATCC 15947 = NBRC 105688 genome:
- the recB gene encoding exodeoxyribonuclease V subunit beta, whose protein sequence is MMATHTLDPLTLPLRGARLIEASAGTGKTFTLAALYLRLLLGLGEEHAYPRPLAVEEILVVTFTEAATEELRGRIRSNIHDLRLACLRGYSAHPLLSALLRQIADLPQAAALLLAAERQMDEAAIYTIHGFCQRMLSQNAFESGVLFQQTLLQDESQLQRQACADFWRRHCYPLPQAVAAIVSQLWSGPEALLAELRPYLSGEMPLLRPASALQESVEQRHRALIARIEALKAAWREQGGQVAALIADSGVDKRSYSSRHLPKWLDEMAAWAQQETLDYQLPGSIERFAQATLEQKTTKGSAPRHALFAAVEALLAEPLSLRDVLLAQALVAVRESVQQEKRRRAELGFDDLLSRLAQALDAQAGEALAAAIRQRYPVAMIDEFQDTDPQQYRIFHHIYGGAAQAETALLLIGDPKQAIYAFRGADIFTYLQARAAVEACYTLGTNWRSAPGMVQAVNRLFSLSPAPFLFDEIPFLPVAAAPKNAHHRLLIDDVAQAALDLWLYDVPGCSQQEYLHVMAQRCATQIRDWLSAGQRGEARLIGEDEGAEGRPLCAADMTILVRSRHEATVMRDALSALNIPSVYLSNRDSVFSTPEARDLLWLLQAILAPAQSRTLRSALAVGLLGLSAAELDALNQDERRWDAVVDEFDDYRRHWQRRGVLPMLRELIGRRRLAENLLATSGGERRLTDVLHLGELLQEAAQQLESEPALVRWLAQQIDSPQPQAESQQMRLESDRHLVQVVTIHKSKGLEFPVVFLPFVATFRRQRQGLYHESHSLQAVWDLCADEQALARADQERLAEDLRLLYVGVTRSIYYCALGIAPLVLGNRKKQGESDLHHSALGYLLQRGDACDAEGLHQALQALQDDDIRLTRLAPVDVEAWQGPLATARTLCAKAFNRSLRDTWRVTSYSALQQHGSSGRYLELLPHLDIDAAGEHRAPPAPSLDAHSFPRGAAPGTFLHSLLEALDFTQPIDELWLAERCQEQGLAPEWVPALAHWLTQILLAPLDAQGLSLSQLAPTHCQPELQFYLPIARPLDPARLDEVIRRHDALSAQSPPLAFNAVDGMLKGFIDLVFCHRGRYYLLDYKSNWLGETGKAYSDAAMAAAMVSHRYDLQYQLYSLALHRYLRHRVADYDYQRHFGGVFYCFLRGMTRAVPGQGVFACRPSQALVTALDRLFAGEEGDDDVR, encoded by the coding sequence ATGATGGCGACGCATACGCTGGATCCGCTTACGCTGCCGCTGCGTGGCGCGCGCCTGATCGAGGCCTCGGCCGGTACCGGCAAGACCTTTACCCTGGCGGCGCTCTACCTACGTCTGCTGTTGGGGTTGGGGGAGGAGCATGCCTATCCGCGCCCGTTGGCGGTCGAGGAGATCCTGGTGGTGACCTTTACCGAGGCCGCCACCGAGGAGCTGCGTGGGCGCATTCGCAGCAATATTCACGATCTACGCCTGGCTTGTCTGCGTGGCTACAGCGCGCATCCGTTGCTGAGCGCTCTACTGAGGCAGATCGCCGATCTGCCTCAGGCGGCGGCCTTGCTCCTGGCGGCGGAGCGGCAGATGGATGAGGCGGCGATCTACACCATTCATGGCTTTTGTCAGCGCATGCTTAGCCAAAACGCCTTCGAGTCTGGGGTTCTGTTTCAGCAGACCTTGTTGCAGGATGAGTCTCAGCTGCAACGCCAGGCCTGTGCCGATTTCTGGCGGCGCCACTGTTACCCCTTGCCCCAGGCGGTGGCGGCGATCGTCAGCCAGCTGTGGAGCGGCCCGGAGGCTCTCTTAGCCGAGTTACGCCCCTACTTGTCGGGCGAGATGCCGCTGCTACGACCGGCCAGCGCGCTTCAGGAGTCGGTGGAGCAGCGCCATCGGGCGCTGATCGCCCGTATCGAGGCGCTTAAGGCGGCCTGGCGCGAGCAGGGCGGGCAGGTGGCTGCGCTGATCGCCGACTCGGGCGTGGATAAGCGCAGCTACAGTAGTCGCCATCTGCCCAAATGGTTGGATGAGATGGCGGCCTGGGCGCAACAGGAGACACTGGACTACCAGTTGCCGGGATCCATCGAACGCTTCGCCCAGGCGACGCTGGAACAGAAGACCACGAAAGGTAGCGCACCGCGTCACGCCCTGTTCGCCGCCGTCGAGGCGTTGCTGGCCGAGCCGCTGTCACTGCGCGATGTGCTGCTGGCGCAGGCGCTGGTCGCCGTCAGGGAGAGCGTGCAGCAGGAGAAACGGCGTCGTGCCGAGCTGGGGTTCGACGATCTACTCAGTCGTTTGGCCCAGGCGCTTGATGCGCAGGCGGGGGAGGCCTTAGCCGCCGCTATTCGCCAGCGTTACCCGGTAGCGATGATCGATGAATTTCAGGATACCGACCCGCAACAATACCGTATCTTCCACCATATTTACGGCGGGGCGGCTCAGGCCGAGACGGCGTTGCTGCTGATCGGCGATCCCAAGCAGGCGATCTACGCCTTCCGCGGCGCGGATATCTTCACCTATCTACAGGCTCGCGCGGCGGTGGAGGCGTGTTACACCCTGGGTACCAACTGGCGTTCGGCTCCCGGCATGGTGCAGGCGGTCAATCGTCTTTTCTCCCTGTCCCCCGCCCCCTTTTTGTTCGACGAGATCCCCTTCTTGCCGGTGGCAGCCGCGCCGAAGAATGCCCATCATCGGCTGCTGATCGACGATGTCGCGCAGGCGGCGTTGGATCTGTGGCTGTACGACGTACCCGGCTGTAGCCAGCAAGAGTACCTGCATGTGATGGCGCAACGCTGTGCGACGCAGATCCGCGATTGGCTCAGCGCCGGGCAACGGGGAGAGGCGCGGTTGATCGGCGAGGATGAGGGTGCGGAGGGGCGGCCGCTGTGCGCCGCCGATATGACCATCCTGGTACGCAGTCGCCATGAGGCGACGGTGATGCGTGATGCCTTGAGTGCCCTCAACATCCCCTCGGTGTATCTGTCGAACCGTGACAGCGTCTTCTCTACCCCGGAGGCCCGCGATCTATTGTGGCTGTTGCAGGCCATCCTGGCACCAGCGCAGAGCCGTACCCTGCGCAGCGCCTTGGCTGTCGGCCTGTTGGGGCTGAGTGCCGCCGAGCTGGATGCATTGAATCAAGATGAGCGGCGATGGGATGCGGTAGTGGATGAGTTCGATGACTACCGGCGCCACTGGCAGCGGCGTGGCGTCTTACCGATGTTGCGTGAGTTGATCGGCCGCCGTCGCTTGGCCGAGAACCTGTTGGCGACGTCGGGGGGCGAGCGCCGTTTGACCGATGTGTTGCATCTGGGCGAGTTGTTGCAGGAGGCGGCGCAGCAACTGGAGAGCGAGCCGGCGCTGGTGCGTTGGTTGGCGCAGCAGATCGATAGCCCGCAGCCGCAGGCGGAGAGCCAGCAGATGCGCTTGGAGAGCGATCGGCACTTGGTACAGGTGGTGACCATTCATAAGTCCAAGGGATTGGAGTTTCCCGTGGTCTTTTTGCCCTTCGTCGCCACCTTTCGCCGCCAGCGTCAGGGGCTGTATCACGAATCCCACAGCCTACAAGCCGTCTGGGATCTGTGCGCGGACGAGCAGGCGTTGGCTCGAGCCGATCAGGAACGTCTGGCGGAGGATTTGCGCCTGTTGTACGTCGGCGTCACTCGCTCCATCTACTATTGTGCGTTGGGTATCGCCCCGCTGGTGCTCGGCAATCGCAAGAAGCAAGGTGAAAGCGACTTGCACCATAGCGCGTTAGGGTATCTGTTACAGCGCGGCGACGCCTGCGATGCCGAGGGGTTACATCAGGCGTTGCAGGCATTACAGGATGACGATATCCGCCTGACGCGTCTGGCTCCTGTCGACGTCGAGGCCTGGCAAGGCCCACTCGCGACGGCGCGTACCTTGTGCGCTAAGGCCTTCAACCGCTCGCTGCGCGACACCTGGCGCGTGACCAGTTATTCGGCGCTGCAACAACATGGCAGCAGTGGGCGTTACCTGGAGCTGTTGCCCCATCTGGACATCGATGCCGCCGGCGAGCACCGCGCTCCGCCCGCACCGAGCCTGGATGCCCATAGTTTCCCGCGCGGCGCCGCACCGGGCACGTTTCTACACAGCCTCCTAGAGGCGTTGGATTTCACTCAGCCTATCGATGAACTCTGGCTGGCCGAACGTTGCCAGGAGCAGGGCTTAGCGCCCGAGTGGGTGCCCGCATTGGCGCATTGGTTAACGCAAATCCTCCTGGCGCCGTTAGATGCGCAAGGGTTGAGTCTGAGCCAACTGGCGCCGACGCATTGCCAGCCCGAGTTGCAGTTCTACCTGCCGATCGCCCGTCCGCTCGATCCCGCCCGGCTAGATGAGGTGATCCGGCGCCATGACGCGCTGTCGGCCCAGAGCCCCCCGTTGGCGTTTAACGCGGTCGACGGCATGCTGAAGGGGTTTATCGATCTGGTGTTCTGCCATCGTGGGCGTTACTACCTGCTGGATTATAAATCGAACTGGTTGGGTGAGACGGGAAAGGCCTACAGCGATGCGGCGATGGCGGCGGCGATGGTATCGCACCGTTACGACCTGCAGTATCAGCTGTATAGCCTGGCCTTACACCGTTATCTGCGCCACCGTGTGGCTGACTATGACTATCAGCGCCACTTCGGGGGGGTATTTTACTGTTTCCTGCGCGGCATGACGCGTGCGGTGCCGGGGCAGGGCGTCTTCGCCTGCCGACCCTCGCAGGCGTTGGTGACGGCCTTGGATCGTCTGTTCGCTGGGGAAGAAGGAGATGACGATGTGCGATGA
- the ptrA gene encoding pitrilysin has translation MIRRQGRVIVLWLLLLLWAPLGMAAVGWQPLAESINKSAGDPRAYQAIRLDNGMKVVLVSDPQAPHSLAALALPVGSLDDPASQLGLAHYLEHMVLMGSKRFPQPDNLSEFLKKHGGSYNASTASYRTAYYLQVENDALAPALDRLADAIAEPLLDKGNADRERHAVNAELTLARSRDGLRMEQVSAETLNPAHPSARFSGGNLETLSDKPGSNLHQQLVAFYQRYYSANLMVGVIYGDQPLPALAALAVQSFGRIANRHATVAPIDVPVVTPAQQGIIIHYVPAQPRRMLRIEYRIPNDSAAFRSKTDTYISYLIGNRSKNTLSDWLQRQGLAESISAGADPLADRNGGVFNINVALTEKGVAERGRVIAAIYDYLRLLRTQGIKQSYFDEIAHVLALDFRYPSITRDMGYVEWMVDMMLRVPVAHVLDAPYLADRFDPQAIAARLDSMTPQQARIWFIGPDEPHNKLAYFVDAPYQVDRITPQQLARWQRDGRDISLSLPALNPYIPDDFALIKPVTPTPSHPQAIVDRPGLRALYMPSRYFADEPKADITLALRNPLDGDQARGQVLFVLTDYLAGLALDQLAYQASVGGIGFSTGYDDGLVISASGFTQRMPQLLSALLEGYRGFTPTEAQLAQAKSWYRQQLDAADKAKAFELAMQPVRALSQVPYSERAARRALLPSITLADIVAYRTRLIEGASLDLLAVGNLSAEQVSLLAERISKQLHTQGTRWWYGRDVVITQPTAATLHQAGSSSDSALAAVYVPTGYDEVAGMARSQLLSQILQPWFYDQLRTQEQLAYALFAFPTSVGRQWGLAFLLQSNNRAPDYVYGRYQAFYAQAERRLAALSEADFDQYRQALITQLRQRPQTLSEEAGRFQGDFARGNLAFDTREKLIAALGALTRADLQRFFRQAVMAPQGLAVLSQVMGQSAQGQYAQPAGWHNYPDASALQRSLKIEVSR, from the coding sequence GTGATACGTAGACAAGGTAGGGTGATAGTCCTCTGGCTATTGCTGCTGTTGTGGGCCCCGTTGGGCATGGCCGCCGTGGGCTGGCAACCGTTGGCCGAGAGCATCAACAAGAGCGCCGGTGATCCGCGCGCTTATCAGGCTATCCGTTTAGATAACGGTATGAAGGTGGTGTTGGTCTCGGATCCGCAGGCGCCGCACTCACTCGCGGCGTTAGCCTTACCGGTCGGATCGCTGGATGATCCCGCGAGTCAGCTCGGGTTGGCACACTACCTGGAGCATATGGTGTTGATGGGGTCGAAGCGTTTCCCACAACCGGATAACCTGTCGGAGTTTCTCAAGAAACATGGTGGCAGCTATAACGCCAGCACCGCCTCGTACCGGACGGCCTACTATCTCCAGGTGGAGAACGATGCCTTAGCGCCGGCGTTGGATCGTCTGGCCGACGCCATCGCCGAGCCGCTACTGGATAAGGGCAACGCCGATCGGGAGCGCCATGCGGTGAACGCCGAGTTGACGCTGGCCCGTTCGCGTGACGGCCTGCGTATGGAGCAAGTCTCCGCCGAGACACTCAATCCGGCCCACCCCAGCGCCCGTTTCTCCGGGGGGAACCTGGAGACGCTGAGCGATAAGCCCGGCAGTAATCTGCACCAGCAGTTGGTGGCCTTTTATCAGCGTTACTATTCCGCCAACCTGATGGTTGGGGTGATCTATGGTGATCAGCCGCTGCCCGCGTTGGCGGCCTTAGCGGTGCAGAGTTTTGGCCGTATCGCCAATCGCCATGCGACGGTGGCACCGATCGACGTACCGGTGGTGACGCCGGCTCAGCAGGGCATCATCATTCATTATGTCCCGGCTCAACCACGCCGTATGCTTCGCATCGAATACCGCATTCCTAACGACAGCGCCGCGTTCCGTAGCAAGACTGACACCTACATCAGTTACCTGATCGGCAATCGGAGTAAGAACACGCTGTCCGACTGGCTGCAACGCCAGGGGCTGGCCGAGTCCATCAGCGCCGGGGCCGATCCGTTAGCCGATCGCAACGGCGGTGTCTTTAACATCAATGTCGCCCTGACGGAGAAGGGGGTCGCCGAGCGGGGACGGGTGATCGCGGCGATTTACGATTACCTACGCCTACTCCGTACCCAGGGCATCAAGCAGAGCTACTTTGACGAGATAGCCCATGTGCTGGCGCTCGACTTTCGTTACCCGTCGATCACCCGTGACATGGGATACGTCGAGTGGATGGTCGATATGATGCTGCGCGTGCCGGTCGCCCATGTATTGGACGCCCCCTATTTGGCCGATCGCTTCGATCCCCAGGCGATCGCCGCGCGTCTCGACAGCATGACGCCGCAGCAGGCGCGTATCTGGTTTATCGGCCCCGACGAGCCGCACAATAAGCTGGCCTATTTCGTCGATGCGCCCTATCAGGTCGACCGCATCACGCCGCAACAACTGGCGCGTTGGCAGCGCGATGGGCGGGATATCTCGCTGTCGTTACCGGCGCTCAATCCCTATATTCCCGATGACTTCGCCCTGATTAAGCCGGTCACGCCCACCCCTAGCCATCCGCAGGCGATCGTCGATCGCCCGGGGTTGCGCGCGTTGTATATGCCGAGTCGCTACTTTGCCGATGAGCCGAAGGCGGACATCACGCTGGCGCTGCGTAACCCGCTCGATGGCGACCAGGCGCGAGGTCAGGTGCTCTTTGTCTTGACCGACTACCTGGCCGGATTGGCGTTGGATCAGTTGGCCTATCAGGCTTCGGTGGGGGGGATCGGCTTCTCGACCGGCTATGACGATGGGCTGGTGATCAGCGCCAGTGGTTTCACCCAACGCATGCCACAACTACTCAGCGCGCTGCTTGAGGGGTATCGGGGCTTCACCCCGACCGAGGCGCAGCTGGCGCAGGCTAAGTCATGGTATCGTCAGCAACTCGACGCCGCCGATAAGGCCAAGGCCTTCGAGTTGGCGATGCAGCCGGTGCGGGCACTTTCCCAGGTGCCCTATAGTGAGCGCGCCGCGCGCCGCGCCCTGTTGCCATCGATCACCCTGGCAGACATCGTGGCGTATCGTACACGACTGATCGAGGGAGCCTCACTGGATCTGTTGGCGGTGGGTAACCTCTCCGCCGAGCAGGTGAGCCTGCTGGCCGAGCGCATCAGTAAGCAATTGCATACCCAGGGCACGCGCTGGTGGTATGGTCGCGATGTGGTGATCACCCAGCCGACGGCGGCGACGCTGCATCAGGCGGGTAGCAGCAGCGACTCGGCGTTGGCCGCCGTGTATGTACCGACGGGATACGATGAGGTGGCGGGCATGGCGCGTAGTCAGTTGTTGAGCCAGATCCTACAACCCTGGTTCTACGATCAGCTGCGCACCCAGGAACAACTGGCCTATGCGTTGTTTGCCTTCCCGACCTCGGTCGGGCGTCAGTGGGGGCTGGCCTTCCTGCTGCAGAGTAACAACCGTGCGCCGGATTACGTATATGGTCGCTATCAAGCCTTCTACGCCCAGGCGGAGCGGCGTCTGGCGGCCTTGAGTGAGGCCGACTTTGATCAGTATCGCCAGGCCCTGATCACTCAGCTCCGCCAGCGTCCGCAGACGCTGTCCGAGGAGGCGGGGCGTTTCCAGGGCGACTTTGCCCGCGGCAACCTGGCCTTCGACACGCGAGAGAAGCTGATCGCGGCCTTGGGCGCGTTGACGCGCGCCGATCTGCAGCGCTTCTTCCGTCAAGCGGTCATGGCACCGCAGGGGTTAGCCGTGTTGTCCCAGGTGATGGGGCAGAGCGCCCAAGGGCAATATGCCCAGCCGGCGGGATGGCATAACTACCCTGACGCCAGCGCCCTGCAACGGAGTCTGAAGATCGAGGTCAGCCGTTGA
- the recC gene encoding exodeoxyribonuclease V subunit gamma, with amino-acid sequence MFTVYHSNQLDVLTQLMAALMQGQPLDNPFEREVILVQSPGMAQWLQMELARSFGIAANIDFPLPATFIWDLFTRVLPDIPQRSAFSKDAMTWKLMWLLPQFLIRPEFAPLAHYLSDDADRRKQFQLAARIADLYDQYLVYRPEWLQRWEQGTLIDDLDSAQLWQAPLWVALRDYTERLGQPQWHRANLYQRFIQALQQADQPPAGLPRRVFICGISALPPVYLEALRALGEHIDVHLMFTNPCRYYWGDIQDYAFLARLQSRRRRDYLLAQRTLGESHSTLFRTPEQASALFGEDGEQQLSNPLLASWGKLGRDHMYLLAQHGPQEVSAFVDLDQDTLLQRIQRDMLELEDHACIADSPQTLQDSSRKRLLAPDDRSISVHVCHSPQREVEVLHDCLLDMFAADPTLSARDVIVMVADIDSYAPFIQAVFGNAPAARYLPFAISDRSARQLHPVVQATLALLDLPNSRFTAEQVLALLEVPALTARFAIDEEGIRLLRHWVEDSGIRWGLDDEAVRALALPATGQHTWQFGLTRMLLGYAMDSRCGDWQGVLPYDESSGSVAELVGHLAQFLAALRDWRQRLGQMQTLAQWQPLCRELLDTFFLTDADSEAVCALIEQQWLQLLADGLTSNYAETLPIALLRDELAARLDTQRISQRFLAGPINFCTLMPMRSIPFKVVCLLGMNDGVYPRTLAPLGFDLMAGKVQRGDRSRRDDDRYLFLEALLSAQQRLYISYIGRSVQDNTARYPSVLVSELLEYIAQSHCLAADRQRDVDSSAARVMTHLCHLHPRVPFDAENFDPASEYQSYANEWLPAASGQGTEQPPFAVSLAPQALETLTLDALIRFYRHPVRAFFQQRLGVSFTREESELPEEEPFTLDALSRYQINQLLLNRLIAGEEVMPLYRQIRAAGTLPFGAFGELWWQAQHTEMAQLAQRVGEVFQPGESLEIDCTLAGCRLSGWLPQAQAEGVVRWRPAELGATDGLVLWIEHLLFCLTQGRGESWMFGRKNTAWHFSGIEVTQAEQALEQLIAGYRLGMQQPLLLTRSGWQWLKCCYDKETAQLLTDEAVLAKARSSLTQCWNGDAFASGEGQDAYLQRVVRTLDETALQAITNQAQRFYLPLLRHNLA; translated from the coding sequence ATGTTTACCGTTTATCACTCCAACCAACTGGATGTCCTAACGCAACTGATGGCGGCCTTGATGCAGGGGCAGCCGCTGGACAATCCCTTCGAGCGCGAGGTGATCCTGGTGCAGAGTCCGGGGATGGCGCAATGGTTGCAGATGGAGCTGGCGCGCAGCTTCGGGATCGCCGCCAATATCGATTTTCCCCTGCCGGCGACCTTCATCTGGGACCTGTTTACGCGCGTGCTGCCGGATATCCCACAGCGTAGCGCCTTCAGCAAAGATGCGATGACCTGGAAGCTGATGTGGCTGTTGCCCCAGTTCCTGATACGTCCCGAGTTTGCGCCGTTGGCCCACTACTTAAGCGACGATGCGGATCGGCGTAAGCAGTTTCAACTGGCGGCACGTATCGCCGACCTGTATGACCAATACCTGGTATATCGTCCCGAGTGGTTGCAGCGCTGGGAGCAGGGGACATTGATTGATGATCTCGACAGTGCCCAGCTGTGGCAGGCTCCTCTATGGGTCGCACTGCGCGACTACACCGAGCGTCTGGGTCAGCCGCAGTGGCACCGCGCCAACCTCTATCAGCGTTTTATCCAGGCGTTGCAGCAGGCTGACCAGCCACCGGCCGGGCTACCGCGGCGGGTCTTCATCTGCGGTATTTCGGCCTTGCCGCCGGTTTATCTGGAGGCATTGCGCGCCCTGGGGGAACACATCGATGTGCATCTGATGTTTACCAACCCCTGTCGCTACTATTGGGGCGATATTCAGGACTATGCTTTCCTTGCCCGGTTACAGAGTCGGCGGCGGCGCGATTACTTGCTGGCCCAGCGCACGCTGGGTGAGAGTCACAGTACGCTGTTCCGTACGCCGGAACAGGCCTCGGCACTTTTTGGCGAGGATGGTGAACAGCAGCTGAGTAATCCGCTGCTCGCCTCCTGGGGGAAGCTGGGGCGCGATCACATGTACCTATTGGCCCAGCATGGGCCACAGGAGGTCAGCGCCTTCGTCGATCTGGATCAAGACACACTGCTGCAGCGTATTCAGCGTGACATGCTGGAGTTAGAGGATCATGCCTGCATCGCCGATTCGCCGCAGACGTTGCAGGACAGCAGCCGGAAGCGTCTGTTGGCGCCCGATGATCGCAGTATTAGCGTCCATGTCTGCCACAGCCCGCAACGTGAGGTCGAGGTACTGCACGATTGTCTACTGGACATGTTCGCCGCCGATCCTACCCTCAGCGCGCGCGACGTGATCGTCATGGTCGCCGACATCGACAGTTATGCGCCCTTCATTCAGGCGGTCTTCGGCAACGCCCCCGCGGCGCGCTATTTACCCTTCGCCATCTCTGACCGCAGCGCCCGCCAGTTACACCCGGTGGTGCAGGCGACGCTGGCGTTGCTCGATCTGCCCAACAGCCGCTTCACCGCCGAGCAGGTGCTGGCGTTGCTGGAGGTGCCGGCGCTGACCGCTCGCTTTGCCATCGACGAGGAGGGCATCCGCCTGTTGCGCCACTGGGTCGAGGACTCTGGCATTCGTTGGGGGCTGGATGACGAGGCGGTGCGCGCGCTGGCGCTCCCTGCGACGGGTCAGCACACCTGGCAGTTCGGCCTGACGCGTATGCTGTTGGGGTATGCCATGGACAGCCGCTGCGGCGACTGGCAGGGCGTGTTGCCCTATGACGAGTCCAGCGGCAGCGTCGCCGAGTTGGTCGGCCATCTGGCGCAATTCTTGGCGGCTCTGCGTGACTGGCGCCAGCGTCTGGGGCAGATGCAGACACTGGCGCAATGGCAGCCATTGTGTCGCGAGTTGCTCGATACCTTCTTTCTTACCGATGCCGACAGCGAGGCGGTCTGCGCGCTGATCGAGCAACAGTGGTTACAGTTGCTCGCCGATGGACTGACATCGAATTACGCCGAGACTCTGCCGATCGCGTTGTTGCGTGACGAGTTGGCGGCGCGTCTGGATACGCAGCGCATCAGCCAACGCTTCCTCGCCGGGCCGATTAACTTCTGTACCCTGATGCCGATGCGCTCCATTCCATTCAAGGTGGTGTGTCTGTTGGGCATGAACGATGGCGTCTACCCGCGCACCCTGGCACCGTTGGGCTTCGATCTGATGGCCGGAAAGGTACAGCGCGGCGATCGCAGCCGGCGTGACGATGACCGTTATCTGTTCCTTGAAGCGTTGCTCTCGGCGCAACAGCGTCTGTATATCAGCTATATCGGCCGTTCGGTACAGGATAATACGGCGCGCTATCCCAGCGTGTTGGTCAGCGAACTGCTGGAGTATATCGCCCAGAGCCACTGCTTGGCCGCCGATCGGCAACGGGATGTCGACAGCAGCGCCGCGCGGGTGATGACACACCTGTGTCATCTCCATCCGCGGGTGCCCTTCGATGCCGAGAACTTCGACCCGGCTAGCGAATACCAGAGTTACGCCAATGAGTGGTTACCGGCCGCCAGCGGGCAGGGGACGGAGCAGCCACCCTTTGCGGTCAGTCTGGCGCCGCAGGCGCTCGAGACGCTGACGCTGGATGCGTTGATCCGCTTCTACCGTCACCCGGTGCGCGCCTTCTTCCAACAGCGTCTGGGGGTGAGCTTCACCCGCGAAGAGAGCGAACTGCCGGAGGAGGAGCCGTTCACCCTGGATGCCCTTAGTCGTTATCAGATCAATCAGTTGCTGCTCAATCGGCTGATCGCCGGTGAAGAGGTAATGCCGCTATACCGTCAGATCCGCGCCGCCGGTACGTTGCCCTTCGGGGCTTTTGGCGAGCTGTGGTGGCAGGCGCAACACACGGAGATGGCGCAGTTGGCGCAGCGGGTCGGGGAGGTATTCCAACCGGGCGAGAGCCTGGAGATCGACTGTACCCTGGCGGGCTGCCGTCTAAGCGGTTGGTTGCCCCAGGCGCAAGCCGAAGGGGTGGTACGCTGGCGTCCTGCCGAGCTGGGGGCGACGGATGGCCTGGTCTTGTGGATCGAGCATTTGCTGTTTTGCCTCACCCAGGGGAGGGGCGAGAGCTGGATGTTTGGTCGTAAAAATACGGCCTGGCACTTCAGCGGGATTGAGGTCACCCAGGCGGAACAGGCATTAGAGCAGTTGATCGCCGGTTATCGTCTGGGTATGCAGCAGCCGTTGCTGCTGACGCGTAGCGGATGGCAATGGCTAAAGTGCTGTTATGATAAAGAGACGGCGCAGTTGTTGACGGATGAGGCGGTCCTCGCCAAGGCACGTAGCAGCCTCACTCAATGCTGGAACGGTGATGCCTTCGCCAGTGGCGAGGGGCAGGATGCCTATCTGCAACGGGTGGTGAGGACGCTGGATGAGACGGCGCTACAGGCCATTACGAACCAGGCACAGCGCTTTTATCTGCCGTTGTTACGCCATAACCTGGCGTGA
- a CDS encoding prepilin-type N-terminal cleavage/methylation domain-containing protein: MMVALLLTSVGLLGLIQTQRALLHTQRLQLQRQEAWRCAREGLAQAALHQPLSPMPPGWRRTLESHPEGTCQRLRCRVSTPLGDTASLEKLICP, translated from the coding sequence GTGATGGTGGCGTTGCTGCTAACTAGCGTCGGTCTGTTGGGGCTGATTCAGACGCAGCGCGCGCTGCTACACACCCAACGGTTACAGCTACAGCGTCAGGAGGCTTGGCGCTGCGCACGCGAGGGGCTAGCGCAGGCGGCATTGCATCAACCCTTGTCTCCCATGCCGCCGGGGTGGCGGCGTACGCTTGAGTCGCATCCCGAAGGGACATGTCAGCGGTTACGCTGCCGGGTCAGCACACCGCTGGGCGATACGGCCAGCCTGGAAAAGTTGATTTGCCCTTGA